The genomic region tgttttttttaaagcaaataattaaGTATCTGTATAAGATTGTCTcctaaaatacattttgattaatttctatttttttttatctgtgtcaAATAGGATTATGTGcacaatagaaaataaaataaaatattttactattcacgaaaatataatgaattcagAGTGACCAAGGCTGTTAaggcaaatatttgttttttttttgagtccTTTGATATGTAACCATCAGCCGATAAACAGgacttaaatatgtatttgcTTATAACGTCATTTGACATTTCTGTGCAAATGAAGCGAGTATAAACAAATACGTCCtctgcatataatatatatatcggaCAAGATGATGCAAATAATTGGAAATGCTACACCGAGTGCCGCCATAAGAGAAATATGTCACTTTGTTTGCTGAGATGTGCAAGTTGGAAGGTTTTGTAATATGTGGTCGCTCTTATTTGTTAGTTAAGCATaaattcaacaaatatatttttatagatgcaAATATATGTAACTTAAGAGAATGTTGCTATTAAAGtttgttatgaaaaatatattctgttGTTATTTCCTTTTTCCCGTCAATATCAACCTAAATTCAATTATCTCAATTCTCTAGAATAAtcgatataaaattatgaagattttttttttcatgaaatatgtataacagacaacagtaacagcctgttaatgtcccactgctgggctaaggcttcctcccccttttgaggagaaggtttggagcttattccaccacgctgctccaatgcgggttggtggaatacacatgtggcagaatttcaacgaaattagacacatgcaggtttcctcacgatgttttccttcaccgttaagcacgagatgaattataaacacaaattaagcacatgaaaattcagtggtgcttgcccgggcttgaacccgcgatcatcggttaagattcacgcgttcttaccactaggccatctcggcgtgAAATATGTatgcagactggcaaatgggccatctgatggtaagtggtcaccaccgctcataaacattggtgatgtaagaaatattaattccgAACACacgagattaataataataacacgcgaataacattatttatggtTTAACGGTTGACAGAAATTGAAAATTggcatttaataatttagaactTGAAACATAATCGCTTGTGAAAACTTTTCAGGTGGTCATGCGGCCAGTCTTTTACTCTTTGTTCATGCGATCGTCTTACAATTTGTTGAAATATTTGGTGTTATATTGTACCACAGTTCCAGGTTGAACACTTGTAggtattaattatcaaaaaaaataagTCTGAACGAAACGGTAATATgatgataacaatattttatagtcttttttaataaaataaaagctatcGCATGTTGGTTTTTGTTATTAGTGCTCTAAAATATGTCCCTGAAAAGCGAGGTCAAGCTTAGAGAACCTACTTAAGCTCCGTATTCTACAATGCGCGTGTATACACGATAATGGgcgtatatttatctataataattatgccAATAAGGTAGCGCGGAAACTCGCACATTTTTTGAGTCTGTCCCCTTGACATATTCTCGAGGGTCAGTCGTACATGGTTCATCGTCAATATGCCGTTGTTGTTGAAATGTTGTTAACGAATTAGCAGTGATAATTTCTATTTCCATACTCTTCAATTCTGAACACAATAactaaatgttttgatttttggTGGTAACATAACTGATAAATGGTTTGCGCAAAGTAACGAGTCAAATGTTTGAGCTTTAGCAAAAAAAACATGTCAAAATCAAGCAATTATcaaaccaaaatatattattcttttccatgtaataactataaaatcaaCAAGAAAAATTGAGTGAGCGGTACGCACTCAagggataaaataataaaacatagtgCTGTAGGTACTGTTACGAGACGTCAGTAACAGAAATCgtcaaaactaataaaaaataatatgaactttTCAAAACTGACAGAAATGAAACATGGATATAAATTACAAAGTCAAAATACTTTAACTTAatacgtaattaaaaattattgatacaaattctataaataaaatcaattatttaaaaagtgtagtatttttaaaaaaagttaatcatgGTCAAGGTATGTCTCAAAAAACTGGACCGACAAAGAAGAACGCGCCATGGCATGTTGCAACGGTGCTTGGAGGAATTTCTGGGTACTATTTTCTATTCTATTTCTAcctaaagtaaaataaagtaaatgtaaatgtcccactagtcttcttagggtccgttcacacagaccggctcggagaggagagcagatttttatcacgttggaaacagtgttttgagtgattgtagtaaagtttatttttgcatttgcaccttttttgtcattaaaaatgcctgaacgcgcttcgtgtgaagtaataaaaggagccgaccggctccgcttgcgtgctctttctcgctcgcacagCCGATCCAATCGTATACGACCAATCAATatcggccaattccaagcgtatacgacccggtctgtgtgaaaagaaaaaagcaggccgatgctctccgagccggtctgtgtgaacggacccttattgggccaaggcctcctttccttttgagGGCTCTTCTTTGAAGTTTGAAGTTTATTCTACTACGTTTTTCAAATGGAAGTTGTTACCCAACACATATGACAAGATTTATTtgaaactataatttatacaaaaccttTTAATAGTGTAAAGTTGGTCAtcgctttattattatataaggtataatatatatgaaaaatatattcggCCATCTAACTTTCATTTCATTCACAACACCATAAACATCAATACCAACCCTTGTTTGCACCACCATCATTGTCTTATTTAGAGTAGGAAGAGTGATGGAGTTAGAGAAAAGAAAAGTATCCCATAgtctcaaaatatatatataagtaaagcattataacaaaaatgtcaaattaagtaattaaagttTGTCCTGTCTCTTATTTCCTTGCCATATTCGTTTCCTCGAATAAAGAAAAATCGTACCCAGCATGTACTGAAAGAGACTCCATCCATCCGTCTACTAATACTAAttcatagatattatattttacaatatttttagtatgaTAGCAACAACAGCTGTACATCCTTTAGACCTAATCAAAGTGCGTCTACAATTGCTCTCCCGATATTGTACTACGAGAGAAATGGCTCGTCAAATAGTACGTTGCAGAGGGTACAAGGCATTGTACGCTGGACTCTCTGCTGGCTTATTCAGGCAGACAACCAACACCACAACTAGACTTGGTGTTTATCATGCGCTCTATAATATCCACTACAGGTATTGcttgtttatttgtaagaaaatattcttgtatgttttgttttttaattccaaTATTCTGaaccaataattttatatttataaacctgtAAAAAAATTTCTTTGCACAATAATTCAAAAGGTCTTTTTATGTATTCGGCGCTAGACATCCCAAGCTTGATTAAAccaagaaaaaatacataacattttaagcttattcttaattcaaatcGTATTACTGGCTTATTATATTACCCTCGAATAACTGCTACTATTACCTTCTACAGGAAATATGAAAGATATCCAGTTATTTATGAAAAGATCACCATTGGTATAACTGCAGGGTTGGCTGGAGCTTTAGCAGGACACCCCTCGGAAGTGATTTTAGTGAGATTAATGGCAGACGGACCTTTAGAACCTTGTATAGAGTGCAGCTGTCCGAAAAAATACAAGGGCAGTTTTCACGCTCTTCAAAAGTTAGTTTTCTTTATGAAACACAAAGTTTTCAAGGCATTCTATAAAAGCACTGTTGAATTCAgaggaatatttttaatgacacttCTTATTAGTTGTACTCTAAATAGAATAAAGGGTTTAGTTGttctaatattaaagtaattttcaaaCCATTCAATGAAATCGAGGTGGTCTCGCCTTACCGGTGCACAGATAaatgaaaactaatttaaaatatatgtcatcCATTGCCTGGCATGattgactatttaaaaaaataaaagtaggtaGTTGTAGTGTAACACGAAGAATACAATgtctttctttctttttttttatagaataggaaggtggacgagtatatttgccacctgatggtaaatggtcaccaacgcccatagacattggcattgtaagaaatgttaaccatcgcttacatcaccaatgcgccaccaaccttgggaactaagatgttatgtcccttgtgcctgtaattacactggctcactcacccttcaaaccggaacacaacaaaaccgagtactgctgttttgcggtagaatatctgatgagtgggtggtacctacccagtcgagcttgtacaaagctctaccaccagtaaaatgtaataattattgcaGAATATGTAAAGAAGAAGGCGCGCGTGCCTTATGGCGTGGTGGGACATTAACCCTCGGAAGGTCA from Nymphalis io chromosome 11, ilAglIoxx1.1, whole genome shotgun sequence harbors:
- the LOC126771767 gene encoding mitochondrial 2-oxoglutarate/malate carrier protein-like isoform X1, whose protein sequence is MSQKTGPTKKNAPWHVATVLGGISGMIATTAVHPLDLIKVRLQLLSRYCTTREMARQIVRCRGYKALYAGLSAGLFRQTTNTTTRLGVYHALYNIHYRKYERYPVIYEKITIGITAGLAGALAGHPSEVILVRLMADGPLEPCIECSCPKKYKGSFHALQKICKEEGARALWRGGTLTLGRSVLVSIGQIGSYSQVREKFREKNLAKGLSLHIYTSFVSSFLTAVFTLPIDLVKTRYQVKRRGIKLSEIFSDILERKGIWYFWKGFVPYYVRMAIHTTMSLLIFDKLYTKYVELHKV
- the LOC126771767 gene encoding mitochondrial 2-oxoglutarate/malate carrier protein-like isoform X2 — translated: MIATTAVHPLDLIKVRLQLLSRYCTTREMARQIVRCRGYKALYAGLSAGLFRQTTNTTTRLGVYHALYNIHYRKYERYPVIYEKITIGITAGLAGALAGHPSEVILVRLMADGPLEPCIECSCPKKYKGSFHALQKICKEEGARALWRGGTLTLGRSVLVSIGQIGSYSQVREKFREKNLAKGLSLHIYTSFVSSFLTAVFTLPIDLVKTRYQVKRRGIKLSEIFSDILERKGIWYFWKGFVPYYVRMAIHTTMSLLIFDKLYTKYVELHKV